In Mucilaginibacter celer, one DNA window encodes the following:
- a CDS encoding PQQ-binding-like beta-propeller repeat protein translates to MKTRLLPLLCFAILIYASCKQGSTKIEPYSGWPAYAGSKDGIRYSSNQEITAANVGQLKQVWIYSTHDKDTANRSQNQCNPIMVDGILYGTSPKLKLFALNAATGEQKWLFDPAKDDTTNNGDPMAYYKVSRGVIYWQNNDGGEKRIFYSVGAKTWAIDAESGTPVRSFGNNGYLDLTKDLGRDTKSFVAGTTPGVVYKDVLIVGDRVSESADAAPGHVRAYDTRTGKLRWIFHTIPQPGEPGYETWQDTAAYKKFGGANSWSGMSLDEKRGIVYIPTGSIGGDFYGGFRKGKNLYSNSLLALDAGTGKLKWHFQVIHHDLWDRDLPANPNLVTIVKDGKKIDAVAQITKHGYIFMFDRTNGKPIFQIEEKSVPTKALPGEEVWPTQPIPTLPQPFARQMFNPEDVTDRTPEVHAEMLAKYNQVKNRIMFTPPSKEGGWIFPGFDGGGEWGGAAVDPETKILYVNCSEMPWAQVMIDVPKANANDNSPQALGHVIYNTNCIGCHGAELKGNGTSYPSLVNIGKKYNADQVNGIITNGRNMMPSFKQISPSDKKNLLAFLLKIPEAKAVKEIAKEPVNNRVTSTATEKKMVDEIPYAMNGYNRFLDKYGYPGIKPPWGTLNAVDLTSGKLLWKVPLGEYAELSKKGIPVTGTENYGGPLVTKGGLVFIAATKDEKIRAFDKRTGKVVWEAQLPAAGYATPATYAIDGKQYIVIACGGGKIGSKSGDSYVCFGL, encoded by the coding sequence ATGAAAACCAGGCTGCTCCCTTTGCTTTGCTTCGCGATATTGATTTATGCTTCCTGTAAACAAGGTTCAACCAAAATTGAGCCTTATAGCGGCTGGCCGGCTTACGCAGGTTCGAAAGATGGCATCCGGTATTCATCAAACCAGGAAATTACCGCGGCCAATGTAGGGCAGCTTAAACAGGTTTGGATTTATAGCACACATGATAAGGATACGGCCAACCGCAGCCAAAATCAATGTAACCCTATTATGGTTGACGGAATTTTGTATGGCACCAGCCCCAAACTAAAACTTTTTGCCCTGAATGCCGCCACAGGCGAACAAAAATGGCTTTTCGACCCGGCCAAAGATGATACCACCAACAACGGCGACCCAATGGCTTACTACAAAGTGAGCCGTGGCGTTATCTACTGGCAAAATAATGATGGCGGCGAGAAGCGCATTTTTTACAGTGTAGGAGCTAAAACCTGGGCTATTGATGCTGAAAGTGGTACCCCGGTGCGGTCATTTGGGAACAATGGTTATTTGGATTTAACCAAAGATCTTGGTCGCGATACCAAATCATTTGTGGCAGGTACCACGCCGGGTGTTGTTTATAAAGATGTGCTGATAGTAGGCGACAGGGTTTCCGAATCGGCTGATGCAGCGCCGGGACATGTACGGGCTTATGATACGCGTACGGGTAAACTGCGATGGATTTTTCATACCATCCCGCAGCCGGGCGAGCCGGGGTATGAAACCTGGCAGGATACCGCGGCCTATAAAAAGTTTGGCGGGGCCAATAGCTGGTCGGGCATGTCGCTGGATGAAAAGCGGGGGATAGTTTATATTCCAACAGGTTCGATAGGGGGAGATTTTTATGGCGGCTTCCGTAAAGGAAAAAACCTGTACAGTAATTCGCTGCTGGCGCTTGATGCGGGTACCGGCAAGCTGAAATGGCATTTCCAGGTAATACATCATGATTTGTGGGACCGTGATCTGCCTGCCAACCCCAATTTGGTAACTATCGTTAAAGACGGCAAAAAGATTGATGCCGTGGCCCAGATTACCAAGCATGGCTATATTTTTATGTTCGACAGAACAAATGGAAAACCCATTTTTCAGATAGAAGAAAAATCTGTGCCAACCAAAGCGCTGCCCGGCGAGGAGGTATGGCCTACGCAACCTATTCCAACTTTACCACAACCTTTTGCAAGGCAAATGTTTAACCCGGAAGACGTAACCGATCGCACGCCCGAAGTTCATGCCGAAATGCTGGCTAAATATAACCAGGTTAAAAACCGCATCATGTTTACTCCCCCGAGTAAAGAGGGCGGCTGGATCTTCCCTGGCTTTGATGGCGGCGGCGAGTGGGGTGGGGCCGCTGTTGATCCCGAAACAAAAATACTGTACGTAAACTGCTCTGAAATGCCCTGGGCGCAGGTAATGATTGATGTACCTAAAGCCAATGCTAATGATAATTCGCCGCAGGCGTTGGGGCATGTAATTTATAATACCAATTGCATAGGCTGCCACGGCGCCGAATTAAAAGGTAACGGCACATCGTATCCTTCGCTGGTAAACATCGGCAAAAAATATAATGCCGATCAGGTAAACGGTATCATCACCAACGGCCGAAACATGATGCCATCGTTTAAACAAATCTCTCCTTCAGATAAAAAGAACCTGCTGGCCTTTTTGCTCAAAATCCCTGAAGCAAAGGCTGTTAAAGAAATTGCCAAAGAGCCCGTAAATAACCGGGTAACCAGCACGGCCACCGAAAAGAAAATGGTTGACGAAATTCCTTATGCCATGAATGGCTATAACCGTTTTTTGGATAAGTATGGTTATCCCGGCATAAAACCGCCATGGGGTACCTTAAACGCGGTTGATTTAACCTCGGGCAAGTTGCTTTGGAAAGTTCCGCTGGGCGAATATGCCGAACTGAGCAAAAAAGGGATTCCGGTTACCGGCACCGAAAATTATGGAGGCCCGCTGGTTACTAAAGGCGGCCTGGTGTTTATTGCCGCTACCAAAGATGAAAAGATCCGGGCCTTTGATAAACGCACCGGCAAGGTGGTTTGGGAGGCGCAGTTGCCTGCCGCGGGTTATGCTACACCGGCAACTTATGCCATTGATGGGAAACAGTACATTGTGATTGCCTGTGGCGGCGGAAAAATTGGAAGTAAGTCGGGAGATAGTTATGTTTGTTTTGGATTGTAG
- a CDS encoding pyridoxamine 5'-phosphate oxidase family protein, which translates to MGKFFNQILEQHKDFVAHQKIFFVATAPMLTDGHVNLSPKDNASFRILSNTKVAYLDIIGSGNETAAHLLDNGRITFMFCAFDGPPNILRFYGKGRSVLPDRDSHEWNQLCSNFTSHIATRQIIVADIDMVQTSCGFSVPLYEYMGERDFAVKWAQTKGEQGLEDYKQQKNRISLDGLPTPLY; encoded by the coding sequence ATGGGTAAGTTTTTTAACCAGATACTCGAGCAGCATAAAGATTTTGTTGCGCATCAAAAGATATTTTTTGTGGCTACAGCGCCGATGCTTACTGATGGGCATGTCAACCTGTCGCCGAAGGACAATGCCAGTTTCCGGATCCTTTCAAACACCAAAGTTGCTTATCTTGATATTATCGGAAGCGGCAATGAAACTGCGGCTCACCTGTTGGATAATGGCCGCATTACATTTATGTTTTGTGCGTTTGATGGTCCGCCGAATATTTTACGCTTTTATGGAAAGGGGAGGAGCGTGCTTCCGGATAGAGATAGTCATGAATGGAATCAGCTTTGTTCAAATTTTACAAGCCATATAGCTACACGCCAAATCATTGTGGCCGATATTGATATGGTGCAAACCTCCTGCGGTTTCAGCGTACCGCTTTACGAGTATATGGGCGAACGTGATTTTGCTGTAAAATGGGCTCAGACTAAAGGCGAGCAAGGTTTGGAGGATTACAAACAGCAAAAAAACCGGATTAGCCTTGACGGATTACCTACGCCGTTATATTAG
- a CDS encoding amidohydrolase family protein, translated as MKHYLRPWAALIFFIMPACTSTAQVKPGYATDYHVHLQDSATVQLGYRMLKAFHQKATKTDSLCFDADTIIGRLNRAKFHSAWIISNAYWFGSPLTPVAHEYEEVKKQNDWIAAQAARYPDRLKALLSVNPLKPYALNEIERCAVTKHFVGIKLHFANSKVNLFDKTQVKQLQKVFATANKYGLLLLVHFRSDDKWDGAANTEILINQLLPFAANTKIIIAHMAGWGGYDRQTDKALAKFATYINAHKNPHPGLYFDISAVFPFEPGSAHSSKVAFHPLAAFKKQIRNISAGHILFGTDWPLIDIDPYIRLLNKNLGQQTTQQLLNTRITTN; from the coding sequence ATGAAGCACTATTTACGGCCCTGGGCTGCTTTAATATTTTTCATTATGCCGGCTTGTACCTCAACAGCCCAGGTAAAACCAGGTTACGCTACCGATTACCATGTGCACCTGCAGGACTCGGCCACGGTACAATTGGGTTACCGTATGCTAAAAGCATTTCACCAGAAAGCTACCAAAACAGATTCGCTTTGCTTTGACGCCGATACGATTATAGGGCGGCTTAACCGGGCTAAATTTCATTCGGCCTGGATTATCTCAAACGCGTATTGGTTCGGCTCGCCGCTAACGCCGGTAGCGCATGAATATGAGGAAGTAAAAAAGCAAAACGACTGGATAGCAGCTCAGGCTGCACGATATCCCGATAGGTTAAAAGCCTTATTGAGCGTTAATCCCCTAAAACCATACGCCTTAAATGAAATTGAACGATGTGCAGTAACGAAACATTTTGTTGGTATTAAACTCCATTTTGCCAACAGCAAGGTTAACCTTTTTGATAAAACCCAGGTTAAGCAACTGCAGAAAGTATTCGCGACTGCTAATAAATACGGCTTGTTATTGCTTGTTCATTTTCGCAGTGATGATAAGTGGGACGGGGCAGCAAATACTGAAATACTCATAAATCAGCTACTGCCTTTTGCTGCAAACACCAAAATAATTATAGCGCATATGGCAGGTTGGGGCGGTTACGACAGGCAAACAGATAAAGCCCTTGCAAAATTCGCGACTTATATCAATGCTCATAAAAATCCTCATCCCGGGCTATATTTTGATATCAGTGCGGTTTTTCCATTCGAACCAGGTAGCGCACACAGTTCTAAAGTGGCATTTCATCCGTTGGCGGCTTTCAAAAAGCAAATCCGGAATATTAGTGCGGGTCATATCCTATTTGGGACAGACTGGCCGTTAATAGATATCGATCCTTATATCCGATTGTTGAATAAAAACTTGGGGCAGCAAACTACTCAGCAGCTATTGAATACACGGATAACCACTAATTAA
- a CDS encoding MOSC domain-containing protein, with protein sequence MLQVSQLFIYPVKSLGGISVPSAEATSRGFKHDRRLMLVNEHGHFMTQREFVKMALLKTAIETHGIRVSNQNGDSVLIPFDIDKQPLHQFAVWDDTCMGQYIDNKIDEWFTQTLDIKCRLVYMPDDSEREVDQRYAKPGMITSFADAYPFLLIGQASLDDLNKRMALPLPMDRFRPNIVFTGGDAYGEDLMNEIKIAGITFYGAKLCARCVLTTIDQQTAAKAKEPLKTLASYRMKNNKIMFGQNLVHENTGTISVGDELKVLSTHTEERFIIEPKPVKTA encoded by the coding sequence ATGCTCCAGGTAAGCCAACTCTTCATCTACCCCGTCAAATCCCTTGGCGGTATATCCGTACCAAGCGCGGAAGCAACCTCACGCGGTTTTAAGCACGACAGGCGGCTGATGCTGGTAAACGAACATGGCCATTTCATGACACAGCGTGAGTTTGTTAAAATGGCTTTGCTGAAAACAGCTATTGAAACCCATGGTATCCGCGTTAGCAATCAAAATGGCGATAGCGTGTTGATTCCTTTTGATATCGATAAACAACCTCTCCATCAGTTTGCTGTTTGGGATGATACCTGCATGGGGCAATATATTGATAACAAGATTGATGAATGGTTTACCCAAACCCTCGATATTAAATGCCGCCTGGTTTACATGCCCGATGACAGCGAACGCGAAGTAGACCAACGCTACGCCAAACCAGGCATGATCACCTCCTTTGCCGATGCCTATCCTTTCCTACTTATTGGCCAGGCATCATTAGACGACCTGAACAAACGGATGGCACTCCCGTTGCCAATGGACAGGTTCAGGCCCAACATTGTATTTACAGGCGGTGATGCTTATGGCGAGGATTTAATGAATGAGATTAAAATAGCAGGCATCACTTTTTATGGTGCTAAACTTTGCGCCCGTTGCGTATTAACCACTATTGATCAGCAAACGGCTGCCAAAGCCAAAGAGCCCTTAAAAACCCTTGCCTCCTACCGGATGAAGAACAACAAGATCATGTTTGGCCAAAACCTGGTGCATGAAAACACCGGCACTATCTCGGTAGGCGACGAGTTAAAGGTGCTGAGCACGCATACCGAAGAGCGATTTATTATTGAACCCAAACCAGTCAAAACCGCATGA
- a CDS encoding glycoside hydrolase family 88 protein: MKYKSLQLPVLALCLSLITSGVFAQNSFKPQKDVLATIKKNFADGDVQYKYMAKQFIDGQFPKTYHPDKDKFETSNSSWWCSGFYSGSLLKLYQETKDAALLTEANHNLKGLEKEQFNKGTHDLGFMMYCSFGTANRVEPKPEYNEILINSAKSLSTRFNPTVGCIRSWNSKPEDFLVIIDNMMNLELLFNATKLTGDSSFYKIAVTHANTTIKNHYRPDFSSYHVINYDAQTGAVKEKKTAQGFANESAWARGQSWGLYGFVVMYRETKDKKYLDQAKGIAHFLLSNPNLPADKIPYWDYNATNIPNALRDASAASIMASALLELCRYVDKKDGQEYFNVAQTIIKNLSTPQYKADLNTNGGFILKHSVGHFPAGTEIDVPLTYADYYFIEAMQRYKAFAK, from the coding sequence ATGAAATATAAAAGCCTGCAATTGCCAGTATTGGCCCTGTGTTTATCTCTTATCACTTCGGGGGTATTTGCCCAAAATAGTTTTAAGCCACAAAAGGATGTTTTAGCCACTATTAAGAAAAACTTTGCCGATGGCGATGTGCAGTACAAATACATGGCTAAGCAATTTATCGATGGGCAGTTCCCTAAAACCTACCACCCCGATAAGGATAAATTTGAAACCAGTAACTCCAGTTGGTGGTGCAGCGGTTTTTACTCGGGCTCGTTGTTGAAACTATACCAGGAAACAAAAGACGCCGCTTTGCTTACCGAAGCCAATCATAACCTGAAGGGATTGGAAAAAGAGCAGTTTAACAAAGGCACGCACGATCTGGGTTTTATGATGTATTGCAGCTTTGGCACCGCAAACCGCGTTGAACCCAAACCTGAGTACAACGAAATTTTGATTAACAGCGCCAAATCACTTTCTACCCGTTTTAATCCAACTGTTGGTTGTATCCGCTCGTGGAACTCCAAACCCGAAGATTTTTTGGTGATCATTGATAACATGATGAATCTCGAGCTGCTTTTCAACGCCACCAAATTAACCGGCGATTCGAGTTTTTATAAAATTGCGGTTACCCATGCCAACACTACCATCAAAAACCACTACAGGCCCGATTTTAGCTCATACCACGTAATTAATTACGACGCCCAAACAGGCGCTGTAAAAGAAAAGAAAACCGCACAGGGTTTTGCCAATGAATCGGCCTGGGCCCGCGGACAATCATGGGGTTTGTACGGCTTTGTAGTGATGTATCGTGAAACCAAAGACAAAAAATACCTCGACCAGGCAAAAGGCATCGCTCACTTTTTACTGAGCAACCCTAACCTGCCTGCCGATAAAATTCCGTACTGGGATTATAACGCTACCAATATTCCTAATGCCCTGCGCGATGCTTCGGCTGCATCTATCATGGCTTCGGCACTGCTTGAGCTTTGTCGTTACGTTGATAAAAAAGACGGACAGGAATATTTTAACGTGGCACAAACTATCATCAAAAATCTGTCGACTCCACAATATAAAGCCGACTTAAATACCAACGGCGGTTTTATTTTAAAGCACAGCGTTGGCCACTTCCCGGCAGGTACCGAAATTGATGTGCCATTAACTTATGCCGATTACTATTTTATTGAAGCTATGCAGCGCTATAAGGCTTTTGCCAAATAG
- a CDS encoding RNA polymerase sigma factor: MGDEELHQLINGCIKQDRKYQKMLYKAFYGFSMGICLRYAGNREEAAEVMNQGFMKVFTHIDRFDTTRPFKAWLGRIMMNVSIDYYRANLKMAYTEDLEKAEGMSEGDLTDNNLNYEDLLAMIQQLPQAYRTVFNLFAIDGYSHEEIGEMLNINPGTSKSNLHKARQKLKQMILKAEETANKTNYNRGMDFNPIVAYNGIDVRSTFLNNGIRG, encoded by the coding sequence ATGGGCGACGAAGAGTTACATCAACTGATTAACGGCTGTATAAAACAGGACAGAAAATATCAGAAAATGCTCTATAAGGCATTTTATGGCTTCTCTATGGGGATTTGCCTGCGTTATGCAGGCAACCGCGAAGAGGCCGCCGAGGTGATGAACCAGGGTTTCATGAAAGTGTTTACCCATATTGACAGGTTTGATACCACGCGCCCTTTTAAAGCCTGGCTGGGGCGCATTATGATGAACGTATCTATCGATTATTACCGCGCCAATTTAAAAATGGCTTATACCGAAGACCTGGAAAAGGCCGAAGGGATGAGCGAAGGCGATTTAACGGATAATAACTTAAATTACGAAGATCTGCTGGCCATGATTCAGCAATTACCACAGGCTTACCGTACGGTATTTAACCTTTTCGCTATCGACGGCTACTCGCACGAAGAGATAGGCGAGATGCTGAACATCAATCCGGGTACCTCAAAATCAAACCTTCATAAAGCACGTCAAAAACTAAAACAAATGATATTAAAAGCAGAGGAAACTGCTAATAAAACCAATTACAACAGGGGCATGGATTTTAACCCGATAGTGGCCTATAACGGCATTGATGTTCGGAGTACTTTTTTAAATAACGGGATAAGAGGATGA
- a CDS encoding RNA polymerase sigma factor has protein sequence MFEITQLNEKELLMQVAEGNEFAFRRLFAAYHQRLGVHIFRITQSTELAEEVVQDVFLKIWMSRETLANVDNFKAYLFVISKNHALNCMRKVVKEQLLLKKLEASNVVPFKTDSNEADQYYNLIDEAINQLPPQQQKVYLMSRHKRLKYHEIADQMEISRETVKKYLQIATTSIKDYVHEHMEAITLVMALINFFYFF, from the coding sequence ATGTTTGAAATAACTCAATTAAATGAGAAGGAACTGCTTATGCAGGTGGCCGAAGGTAATGAATTTGCCTTTCGCCGTTTGTTTGCAGCTTACCATCAGCGTTTAGGTGTGCATATTTTCCGCATTACCCAATCAACCGAGCTGGCCGAAGAGGTGGTACAGGATGTATTTCTGAAAATTTGGATGAGCCGTGAAACCCTGGCCAATGTTGATAATTTTAAAGCCTACCTGTTTGTTATCTCAAAAAATCACGCGCTTAACTGCATGCGCAAGGTTGTAAAAGAACAGCTTTTGCTGAAGAAACTTGAAGCATCCAATGTGGTGCCATTTAAAACCGATAGTAACGAGGCCGATCAGTATTATAATTTAATTGACGAAGCCATCAATCAGCTGCCTCCCCAGCAGCAAAAGGTTTACCTGATGAGCAGGCATAAGCGGCTTAAGTATCATGAAATAGCCGATCAGATGGAAATTTCGCGCGAAACCGTGAAGAAATATCTGCAGATAGCCACCACTTCTATTAAAGATTATGTGCACGAACACATGGAGGCAATTACCCTTGTTATGGCGCTGATAAACTTTTTTTATTTTTTTTAA
- a CDS encoding alpha/beta fold hydrolase, with translation MKRLLLMILIFIAVKAGAQTIAYGNNPAAGDYLKMNDGTKIYYEVYGSGKPLVLLHGGLYGEIAEYEKLIPVLSKKFMVIAIATRGHTKSEIGHQPYTYELMAEDAYSVINHITKDSVMLIGFSDGAVIAMNLTLRHPEMVKRMLFAGGNISAASYRPGEMDQLKKLSGASLEKDAPDFVRERKKLMPEPERWPEFVELLKHAWINQTTIIPVQLKSIKCPVLVVAGDRDQYNPVESFVAIYKLLPNAQLAIVPQSDHIIFYRQPALMETMVVGFLR, from the coding sequence ATGAAGAGGTTACTGTTGATGATCCTGATTTTTATAGCGGTTAAAGCCGGTGCGCAAACCATAGCATACGGTAATAACCCGGCAGCCGGCGATTATTTGAAAATGAACGACGGTACCAAAATTTATTATGAGGTTTATGGCAGTGGTAAACCGCTTGTGCTGTTGCATGGCGGCCTGTACGGCGAAATAGCCGAATACGAAAAACTGATCCCTGTATTGAGCAAAAAATTTATGGTGATAGCCATAGCTACCCGGGGCCATACCAAATCAGAAATCGGTCATCAGCCGTATACTTATGAGCTGATGGCTGAGGACGCATATTCGGTTATCAATCATATAACCAAAGATAGCGTAATGCTGATAGGCTTTAGCGATGGAGCAGTTATAGCCATGAACCTTACCCTGCGCCATCCTGAAATGGTGAAACGAATGCTGTTTGCCGGCGGGAACATCTCGGCCGCAAGCTATCGCCCCGGTGAAATGGATCAGCTTAAAAAACTAAGCGGCGCATCGCTTGAGAAAGACGCTCCTGATTTTGTACGTGAACGCAAAAAGCTGATGCCGGAGCCCGAACGCTGGCCTGAATTTGTTGAACTGCTTAAACATGCCTGGATCAATCAAACCACCATTATACCGGTGCAACTAAAAAGTATCAAATGCCCGGTACTGGTAGTAGCCGGCGACCGCGACCAGTATAACCCGGTTGAAAGTTTTGTAGCTATTTATAAGCTGTTGCCCAATGCCCAACTGGCTATAGTACCACAATCAGATCATATTATATTTTACAGGCAGCCGGCTTTGATGGAAACCATGGTTGTTGGTTTTTTACGTTGA
- a CDS encoding SelT/SelW/SelH family protein, with product MKPIITIEYCPKCNWMMRAAYMAQELLTTFTDDVHGVTLIPSEVSGRYTIGVDDEILFDRKRDGHFPEIKELKQAVRDQVAPGKSLGHSDR from the coding sequence ATGAAACCAATCATAACTATCGAATACTGCCCAAAATGCAACTGGATGATGCGGGCCGCCTATATGGCGCAGGAACTGCTTACCACTTTTACTGATGATGTGCACGGGGTTACCCTTATACCCAGCGAAGTGAGCGGCAGATATACCATCGGCGTTGATGATGAAATATTATTCGACAGGAAACGCGATGGGCATTTCCCCGAGATAAAAGAGTTGAAACAGGCTGTGCGAGATCAGGTTGCGCCGGGAAAAAGCCTTGGTCATTCCGACCGTTAA
- a CDS encoding TMEM175 family protein yields the protein MALGKGRLEAFSDGVIAIIITIMVLEMKAPHGDTLQDLRPLIPTFLSYLLSFAYVGVYWNNHHHTMQAVRSVNGGILWANLHLLFWMSLIPFITAWMGENHFARWPVFCYGVILAMNGLAYRILALALIKHHGENSLVAKAFGNDFKGKISIGLYPVAIALTFVNPTFSMVVYVIVAAMWLIPDRRFERLLGGDGEGE from the coding sequence ATGGCATTAGGTAAAGGCAGGTTAGAAGCATTTAGCGATGGCGTAATAGCCATTATTATTACTATTATGGTGCTGGAGATGAAGGCGCCGCACGGCGATACCCTTCAGGATTTGCGTCCGCTGATACCTACTTTTTTAAGCTATTTACTCAGTTTTGCGTACGTGGGCGTGTACTGGAACAACCACCATCATACCATGCAGGCGGTACGATCAGTAAATGGCGGAATACTATGGGCAAATTTGCACCTGCTTTTTTGGATGTCGTTAATTCCGTTTATAACCGCGTGGATGGGCGAAAATCATTTTGCGCGCTGGCCGGTGTTTTGCTATGGCGTTATATTGGCCATGAATGGTTTGGCATACCGCATATTGGCACTGGCCCTGATAAAGCACCACGGAGAAAACTCGTTAGTTGCCAAAGCTTTCGGCAATGATTTTAAAGGGAAAATTTCGATAGGGCTTTATCCTGTTGCTATTGCGCTTACTTTCGTAAATCCTACTTTCAGTATGGTGGTTTATGTAATTGTGGCGGCTATGTGGCTTATTCCTGATAGGCGTTTTGAACGCCTTTTGGGGGGTGATGGGGAAGGGGAGTGA
- a CDS encoding alginate lyase family protein — translation MKRNNLSYWLCCILLIGAAAIFTHCKKSSVSGNAAAANQETTTQPRSVTSFVHPGVLNTAANLDLIRNQVNSGDASRTASYQKVIDFITNNPMPTQFYSTVYVGSNGHTSPSKSQIRKDAILAYALALRFAKTGDTQWSDKCKFILNGWASTFQNYAPIDASDNPHQSDLEASWTTPSFVAAAEIIRYYQPGGVSANWAASEITTFTNYLNNVKDNYINHTFGGYGYNYNNNWNVSAGYAKMAVGVFLNSANVFNDGENQLNITMPAMILSDGTMPEECDRNDCVHYQYSLTGFTFAAEIAAMQGDNSLYTALSNRISSGYDFMYRSFFQNISCDYCSTSSAVYPGLEVAYHHYGTSNMNALRTVNGNATPVYAPADNTFAGFTTYTHYNVGGGNTTPPPSNNPPIGTVISLKGFNGKYVSGENGTQAMTCTRTTAGDWEHFTVLDAGAGKIYLRSMGKYVSSENGTQAITCNRTTPGDWEKFTWGVNADGTVTLQGFNGKFVSSENGTQAMTCTRATASGWESFGLNQ, via the coding sequence ATGAAAAGAAACAACCTTTCTTATTGGCTGTGCTGTATCCTGCTCATTGGCGCGGCTGCAATTTTTACACATTGTAAAAAATCATCAGTATCCGGCAACGCGGCCGCGGCTAACCAGGAAACCACCACGCAGCCTCGCTCGGTTACCTCGTTTGTGCACCCTGGCGTATTAAACACGGCTGCCAATCTCGATCTGATCCGTAACCAGGTAAACAGCGGCGATGCCTCGCGCACGGCATCTTACCAAAAAGTGATCGATTTTATCACCAACAACCCTATGCCTACACAATTCTATTCAACGGTGTATGTGGGTTCCAACGGGCATACCAGTCCCTCAAAATCGCAGATCAGGAAAGATGCTATCCTGGCTTATGCGCTGGCTTTGCGTTTTGCAAAAACGGGCGACACCCAATGGTCTGATAAATGTAAGTTTATTTTGAACGGCTGGGCATCAACTTTCCAAAACTACGCGCCTATTGATGCTTCAGATAACCCGCATCAATCAGATCTCGAGGCTTCATGGACAACGCCAAGCTTCGTTGCCGCGGCCGAAATTATCCGTTATTATCAGCCGGGAGGCGTATCAGCTAATTGGGCGGCTTCAGAAATTACTACGTTCACTAATTATCTCAACAACGTAAAGGATAATTATATCAACCATACTTTCGGTGGTTATGGCTACAACTACAACAATAACTGGAATGTATCTGCCGGTTACGCTAAAATGGCCGTTGGCGTGTTTTTAAACAGCGCCAATGTATTTAATGATGGCGAGAATCAGCTTAATATCACCATGCCCGCCATGATCTTATCGGATGGTACCATGCCCGAAGAATGCGACCGTAATGATTGCGTGCACTATCAATATTCACTAACCGGTTTCACCTTCGCCGCCGAAATTGCTGCCATGCAGGGCGATAACTCATTGTATACAGCGCTTTCAAACCGGATCAGCTCGGGGTACGATTTTATGTACCGCTCATTTTTTCAGAATATCAGCTGCGATTATTGTTCAACTTCAAGCGCCGTTTACCCCGGTTTGGAGGTTGCTTACCATCACTATGGTACTTCCAATATGAATGCATTACGCACAGTAAATGGAAACGCAACCCCGGTTTATGCACCTGCCGATAACACTTTCGCCGGTTTTACTACTTATACCCACTATAATGTAGGTGGCGGCAATACTACGCCTCCGCCATCAAATAACCCGCCAATTGGCACCGTTATTTCGCTTAAAGGCTTCAACGGCAAATATGTAAGTGGTGAAAACGGCACTCAAGCCATGACCTGCACCCGCACCACAGCCGGCGATTGGGAACATTTTACCGTGCTTGATGCCGGCGCCGGCAAAATATACCTGCGCAGCATGGGCAAATATGTATCATCAGAAAACGGTACTCAAGCCATTACCTGCAACCGCACCACCCCCGGCGACTGGGAGAAATTTACCTGGGGCGTAAATGCCGATGGTACCGTAACCTTACAAGGCTTTAACGGCAAATTTGTATCGAGCGAGAACGGTACCCAGGCCATGACCTGTACCCGTGCCACTGCCTCGGGATGGGAGTCATTCGGGCTTAATCAATAA